A segment of the Leptolyngbya sp. NIES-3755 genome:
GAAGTCAGCACTAACAATAAAATCATCAACAAAAATGGAGCTACCGTAAACACCTGAGTTGGTACATCCGGAATCGTACTCTGAGCCACACCCGCCATCGATTGTAGAATTCCAAACAGATAACAGCTAATCGCAACTCTCAACGGATTCCAACCGCCAAAAATGACGATCGCTAATGCAATCCAGCCATATCCCGCCGTATGTAGCTGACTCCATCCCGCTTTGAAATTCAGCGAAAATGACGCGCCTGCAATTCCCATCATTGCGCCACCAATCAGCGTGTAGACGTATCGCATCAAGACTACGTTCGTACCTCTTGCAAAGGCAGCATTCGGTTGTTCGCCGATCGCTCTTAGCATCAATCCAGCACGAGTCCGATAGAAGTAGATCCACACAAATGCGATCGCAGAATAGCTCAAATACACCAAAAAATCACTCTGAAAAAATAGCCGTCCAATCAGCGGAATATCTTGCAGCAGCGGAATTCTAAAACTAGGAACGGTTGGACCTGGAATTCTCACAAACGCATTTCCAAGAAACGAGGACAAACTCGCTCCCAACAAAGCTAAGACAAACCCGATCGCGACTTGAGATTGTTTTAAGGTCAAGGCTCCAAACGCCACGATTAGAGCAAATGCGGCTCCAACTAATCCAGCACCTGCAAATCCTAGAACTAAACTGGGAACCGTTCCTGTTGCTTCGAGTGTTTTCGCGATCGCGAATCCGGTCATCGCGCCCATCAAAATCGTACCTTCTGCCGACAGATTGATCACACCCGCTCGTTCTGTGATCGTTTCACCTAAAGTTGCGAATACAAGCGGAGTCGAAGTTGCGATCGCAGTCGCAAAAATCGGAATCAGTTGAACCAGATCCATAGA
Coding sequences within it:
- a CDS encoding hydrophobic amino acid uptake ABC transporter permease (similar to AA sequence:cyanobase_aa:LBDG_36030), producing the protein MDLVQLIPIFATAIATSTPLVFATLGETITERAGVINLSAEGTILMGAMTGFAIAKTLEATGTVPSLVLGFAGAGLVGAAFALIVAFGALTLKQSQVAIGFVLALLGASLSSFLGNAFVRIPGPTVPSFRIPLLQDIPLIGRLFFQSDFLVYLSYSAIAFVWIYFYRTRAGLMLRAIGEQPNAAFARGTNVVLMRYVYTLIGGAMMGIAGASFSLNFKAGWSQLHTAGYGWIALAIVIFGGWNPLRVAISCYLFGILQSMAGVAQSTIPDVPTQVFTVAPFLLMILLLVLTSSDGLGRLLKLLPSSIDSTAAELIRSTPPAALGKVFEQD